A region from the Streptomyces sp. 3214.6 genome encodes:
- a CDS encoding HAD family hydrolase — MLLLVENHSLPRTAAFFDLDKTVIAKSSTLTFSKSFYQGGLINRRAALRTAYAQFVFLVGGMDHDQMERTREYLSALVRGWNVQQVKEIVAETLHDLIDPLIYDEAASLIEEHHTAGRDVVIVSTSGAEVVEPIGELLGADRVVATRMVVGEDGCFTGEVEYYAYGPTKAEAVKGLAESEGYDLSRCYAYSDSATDLPMLQAVGHPHAVNPDRALRREAVARGWPILDFHRPVRLKQRIPRFSVPPRPALVAAAAIGAAAATAGLVWYASRRRAATLPV; from the coding sequence ATGCTCTTGCTTGTGGAAAACCACTCCTTGCCTCGCACAGCTGCCTTCTTTGACCTGGACAAGACGGTCATTGCGAAGTCGAGCACGCTCACCTTCAGCAAGTCGTTCTACCAAGGCGGCCTGATCAACCGCAGGGCCGCCTTGCGGACCGCATATGCCCAGTTCGTCTTCCTCGTGGGCGGTATGGACCATGACCAGATGGAGCGGACCCGCGAGTACTTGTCCGCCCTCGTGCGCGGCTGGAACGTCCAGCAGGTGAAGGAGATCGTCGCCGAGACCCTTCACGACCTGATCGACCCGCTCATCTACGACGAGGCGGCCTCCCTGATCGAGGAGCACCACACCGCCGGCCGTGACGTCGTCATCGTGTCCACGTCCGGCGCCGAGGTGGTCGAGCCGATCGGCGAACTGCTGGGCGCGGACCGCGTGGTCGCCACCCGGATGGTCGTGGGCGAGGACGGCTGTTTCACCGGCGAGGTGGAGTACTACGCCTACGGGCCGACGAAGGCGGAGGCGGTCAAGGGGCTGGCGGAGTCCGAGGGATACGACCTCTCACGCTGCTACGCGTACAGCGACTCGGCGACGGACCTGCCCATGCTGCAGGCCGTGGGGCACCCGCACGCGGTGAACCCGGACCGGGCCCTGCGCCGCGAGGCCGTCGCGCGTGGCTGGCCGATTCTCGACTTCCACCGGCCGGTGCGCCTCAAGCAGCGCATCCCCAGGTTCTCCGTACCGCCCCGCCCCGCGCTCGTCGCGGCCGCGGCCATAGGCGCGGCGGCGGCCACCGCGGGTCTCGTCTGGTACGCCAGCCGGCGTCGAGCGGCAACGCTGCCCGTTTAA
- a CDS encoding TadA family conjugal transfer-associated ATPase encodes MNTPLGLERIRASGTLLDGVRQWLAESGAEPTPARVAQALREQGRVLGDAEVLGAAEQLRSELIGSGPLEPLLTDPRVTDVLVSAPDRVWVDRGGGLELTGVSFPDAAAVRRLAQRLAAVAGRRLDDARPWADARLPDGTRLHAVLPPVAVGCTCLALRVVRPRAFTLDELVAAGTVPPGGDRVLRALVRARLSFLVSGGTGSGKTTLLSALLGMVGPGERIVLAEDSAELRPDHPHVVRLETRPANQEGAGLVTLEDLVRQALRMRPDRLVVGEVRGPEVVHLLAALNTGHEGGCGTVHANAAADVPARLEALGTAAGLDRAALHSQLAAALSVVLHLVRDPAGRRRIAEVHVLERDPSGLVRTVPALRWRADAFARERGWERLRELLSDENDEGTGEWDE; translated from the coding sequence ATGAACACCCCGCTCGGGCTTGAACGCATCCGGGCGTCCGGGACCCTGCTCGACGGCGTACGGCAGTGGCTCGCCGAGAGCGGGGCAGAGCCGACACCCGCGCGCGTGGCCCAGGCGCTGCGCGAACAGGGGCGGGTCCTCGGCGACGCGGAAGTCCTCGGAGCGGCCGAGCAACTGCGCTCCGAACTGATCGGCAGCGGGCCCCTCGAGCCGCTGCTCACCGACCCCCGGGTGACCGACGTGCTGGTGTCGGCCCCGGATCGGGTCTGGGTCGACCGGGGCGGCGGCCTGGAACTGACCGGCGTCTCCTTCCCCGACGCCGCGGCCGTACGACGCCTCGCACAGCGCCTGGCCGCCGTGGCCGGACGGCGCCTGGACGACGCCCGGCCCTGGGCCGACGCCAGGCTGCCCGACGGGACACGACTGCACGCCGTGCTGCCCCCGGTCGCCGTCGGCTGCACCTGCCTGGCACTGCGCGTCGTACGGCCGCGCGCGTTCACGCTCGACGAACTGGTGGCCGCTGGCACCGTTCCGCCGGGCGGCGACCGGGTGTTGCGGGCCCTGGTGCGGGCACGGCTGTCCTTCCTGGTCAGCGGCGGCACCGGCAGCGGCAAGACAACCCTGCTGAGCGCGCTGCTCGGCATGGTCGGGCCGGGGGAGCGGATCGTGCTCGCGGAGGACTCGGCGGAGCTGCGCCCGGATCATCCGCACGTCGTCCGCCTGGAGACCAGACCCGCCAACCAGGAGGGAGCGGGGCTCGTCACGCTCGAGGACCTGGTGCGGCAGGCCCTGCGGATGCGGCCCGATCGGCTCGTCGTGGGCGAGGTGCGCGGGCCGGAGGTCGTCCACCTGCTGGCCGCGCTCAACACGGGCCATGAGGGCGGCTGCGGCACGGTCCACGCCAACGCCGCCGCGGACGTCCCCGCCCGGCTGGAGGCGCTCGGCACGGCGGCCGGGCTCGACCGGGCGGCGCTACACAGCCAGTTGGCGGCCGCCCTGTCGGTGGTCCTGCACCTCGTACGCGACCCGGCCGGGCGGCGGCGGATCGCCGAGGTGCACGTGTTGGAACGGGACCCGTCAGGGCTCGTGCGGACCGTACCGGCCCTGCGGTGGCGGGCGGACGCCTTCGCCCGCGAACGGGGCTGGGAGCGGCTGCGGGAGCTGCTGAGCGACGAGAACGACGAAGGCACGGGTGAGTGGGATGAGTGA
- the ssd gene encoding septum site-determining protein Ssd, giving the protein MEIVTGAVTHDPPPTAGGRPGKPLIVTEDAELLDDLLRLCAAAGATPEVHHSVPHQRGGWESAPLILVGDDAARRVRGAARRRGVVLVGRDQDDSGVWQRAVEIGADHVLMLPDGEQWLVDRIADVAEGVGRPALTVGVIGGRGGAGASTLACALAVTSAREGLRSLLVDADPLGGGLDVLLGGESAEGLRWPAFAASRGRVGGGALEESLPSLHSLRVLSWDRGDCVAIAPQAVRAVLAAARRRGGTVVVDLPRRVDDAVAEVLAQLDLGLLVVPAELRAVAAGGRVASAVGMVLRDLRVAVRGPYAPGLDDSEVARLLGLPLAGEVPVESALLRPDGGKAPPGASARGPLARFCKEFWERALTEAGGS; this is encoded by the coding sequence ATGGAAATCGTGACCGGAGCCGTCACACACGACCCGCCGCCCACCGCCGGAGGCCGGCCGGGCAAGCCACTGATCGTCACGGAGGACGCGGAACTCCTCGACGACCTGCTGCGCCTGTGCGCCGCGGCCGGTGCCACACCCGAGGTGCACCACTCGGTGCCGCACCAGCGGGGCGGCTGGGAGTCCGCGCCGCTCATCCTCGTCGGCGACGACGCGGCACGCCGGGTGCGCGGGGCCGCCCGCAGACGAGGAGTGGTCCTCGTCGGACGCGACCAGGACGACTCCGGGGTGTGGCAGCGCGCCGTGGAGATCGGCGCCGACCACGTCCTGATGCTCCCCGACGGCGAACAATGGCTGGTCGACCGCATCGCCGACGTCGCCGAAGGAGTCGGCAGGCCCGCGCTCACCGTTGGCGTCATCGGCGGCCGCGGCGGCGCCGGAGCGTCCACGCTCGCGTGCGCCCTCGCCGTCACCTCCGCGCGCGAGGGGCTGCGCAGCCTCCTGGTGGACGCCGATCCACTGGGCGGCGGACTCGACGTACTCCTCGGCGGCGAAAGCGCGGAAGGCCTGCGCTGGCCCGCGTTCGCGGCCTCGCGCGGCCGGGTCGGCGGCGGCGCTCTAGAGGAGTCCCTGCCGAGCCTGCACTCGCTGCGGGTGCTGAGCTGGGACCGGGGCGACTGTGTCGCCATCGCGCCCCAGGCCGTGCGCGCGGTGCTCGCGGCGGCCCGGCGCAGGGGCGGCACCGTCGTCGTCGACCTGCCGCGCCGCGTCGACGACGCAGTCGCCGAGGTCCTGGCCCAACTCGACCTCGGGCTCCTGGTGGTCCCCGCCGAACTGCGCGCCGTCGCGGCGGGTGGACGCGTGGCCTCCGCCGTCGGCATGGTCCTGCGCGACCTGCGGGTGGCGGTGCGCGGCCCCTACGCGCCCGGCCTCGACGACAGTGAGGTGGCCCGGCTGCTCGGACTGCCACTGGCCGGTGAGGTGCCCGTCGAGTCGGCACTGCTGCGCCCGGACGGCGGCAAGGCACCGCCGGGCGCGAGCGCACGCGGGCCCCTCGCCCGCTTCTGCAAGGAGTTCTGGGAGCGCGCGCTGACCGAGGCGGGTGGCTCATGA
- the acs gene encoding acetate--CoA ligase, which translates to MSNESLANLLKEERRFAPPAELAADANVTAEAYEQAKADRLGFWAEQARRLTWAKEPTETLDWSNPPFAKWFKDGELNVAYNCVDRHVEAGHGDRVAIHFEGEPGDSRAITYAELKDEVSKAAGALLELGVRKGDRVAVYMPMIPETAIAMLACARIGAAHSVVFGGFSADALATRIQDADAKVVITSDGGYRRGKPSALKPAVDDAVARVDNVEHVLVVRRTGQEVAWDDSRDVWWHEIVERQSTEHTPEAFEAEHPLFILYTSGTTGKPKGILHTSGGYLTQAAYTHHAVFDLKPETDVYWCTADVGWVTGHSYIVYGPLANGATQVMYEGTPDTPHQGRFWEIVQKYGVTILYTAPTAIRTFMKWGDDIPAKFDLSSLRVLGSVGEPINPEAWIWYRKHIGADRTPIVDTWWQTETGAMMISPLPGVTETKPGSAQTPLPGISATVVDDEANEVPNGGGGYLVLTEPWPSMLRTIWGDDQRFLDTYWSRFEGKYFAGDGAKKDDDGDIWLLGRVDDVMLVSGHNISTTEVESALVSHPSVAEAAVVGAADETTGQAIVAFVILRGTANAEDESLVADLRNHVGATLGPIAKPKRVLPVAELPKTRSGKIMRRLLRDVAENRQLGDVTTLTDSTVMDLIQSKLPAAPSED; encoded by the coding sequence GTGAGCAACGAAAGCCTGGCCAACCTGCTGAAGGAAGAGCGCAGGTTCGCGCCGCCCGCCGAGCTGGCGGCCGACGCCAACGTCACGGCGGAGGCGTACGAACAGGCCAAGGCTGACAGGCTCGGCTTCTGGGCCGAGCAGGCCCGCCGACTGACCTGGGCCAAGGAGCCGACGGAGACGCTGGACTGGTCGAACCCGCCGTTCGCCAAGTGGTTCAAGGACGGCGAGCTCAACGTCGCCTACAACTGCGTCGACCGGCATGTCGAGGCCGGGCACGGCGACCGGGTCGCCATCCACTTCGAGGGCGAGCCCGGCGACAGCCGCGCCATCACCTACGCCGAGCTCAAGGACGAGGTGTCCAAGGCCGCAGGCGCCCTGCTGGAACTGGGAGTTCGCAAGGGCGACCGGGTCGCGGTCTACATGCCGATGATCCCGGAGACGGCGATCGCGATGCTGGCGTGTGCCCGGATCGGCGCCGCGCACTCCGTCGTCTTCGGCGGTTTCTCGGCGGACGCGCTGGCCACCCGGATCCAGGACGCGGACGCCAAGGTCGTCATCACGTCCGACGGCGGCTACCGGCGCGGCAAGCCGTCCGCGCTGAAGCCGGCCGTCGACGACGCGGTCGCGCGCGTGGACAACGTCGAGCATGTGCTGGTGGTCCGGCGTACCGGCCAGGAGGTCGCCTGGGACGACAGCCGTGACGTCTGGTGGCACGAGATCGTGGAACGGCAGTCCACCGAGCACACGCCCGAGGCGTTCGAGGCCGAGCACCCGCTGTTCATCCTCTACACCTCCGGAACCACGGGGAAGCCGAAGGGCATCCTGCACACCTCCGGCGGCTACCTCACGCAGGCCGCGTACACGCACCACGCCGTCTTCGACCTCAAGCCGGAGACCGACGTCTACTGGTGCACCGCCGACGTCGGGTGGGTGACCGGGCACTCGTACATCGTGTACGGCCCGCTGGCCAACGGCGCGACGCAGGTCATGTACGAGGGCACGCCCGACACCCCGCACCAGGGCCGCTTCTGGGAGATCGTGCAGAAGTACGGGGTGACGATCCTGTACACGGCGCCGACGGCCATCCGTACGTTCATGAAGTGGGGCGACGACATCCCCGCGAAGTTCGATCTCTCCTCCCTCCGCGTGCTCGGCTCGGTCGGTGAACCGATCAACCCCGAGGCCTGGATCTGGTACCGCAAGCACATCGGCGCCGACCGGACCCCCATCGTCGACACCTGGTGGCAGACCGAGACGGGCGCGATGATGATCTCGCCGCTGCCCGGCGTCACCGAGACCAAGCCCGGTTCCGCGCAGACTCCGCTGCCCGGCATCTCCGCGACCGTCGTCGACGACGAGGCGAACGAGGTGCCGAACGGCGGAGGCGGTTACCTGGTCCTCACCGAGCCGTGGCCGTCGATGCTGCGCACCATCTGGGGGGACGACCAGCGGTTCCTCGACACCTACTGGTCCCGCTTCGAAGGCAAGTACTTCGCCGGGGACGGCGCGAAGAAGGACGACGACGGGGACATCTGGCTCCTCGGGCGCGTGGATGACGTCATGCTCGTCTCGGGGCACAACATCTCCACCACGGAGGTCGAGTCGGCCCTCGTCTCCCACCCGTCCGTCGCCGAGGCGGCCGTGGTGGGCGCCGCCGACGAGACGACCGGGCAGGCCATCGTCGCTTTCGTCATCCTGCGCGGCACGGCGAACGCGGAGGACGAGAGCCTCGTCGCCGATCTGCGCAACCACGTCGGCGCCACGCTCGGGCCCATCGCCAAGCCGAAGCGGGTCCTGCCGGTCGCGGAGCTGCCGAAGACCCGCTCCGGCAAGATCATGCGTCGGCTGCTGCGGGACGTCGCGGAGAACCGCCAGCTCGGTGACGTCACCACGCTGACCGACTCCACGGTCATGGACCTCATCCAGTCGAAGCTCCCGGCAGCGCCGAGCGAGGACTGA
- a CDS encoding type II secretion system F family protein — MSEVPMAAAVACAGAAAWLLGGPYSGARRAQLLLAGGGVVGSGPPSWRCLTGELLRLRGRWRPEWWAPVAGLVLAVLGGSVLPVLAGAAGVPLLRRARRAAQERRAGESRGDAVIALCAALAGEVLAGRQPGEALQRAARDSGGLGAAQAPVLAAARFGGDVPKALSVAARQPGADGLLGLAACWRVAVDQGAGLAAGLDRLEEALRAERDQRADLRAQLAGPRATVVMLAGLPVLGLLLGAALGADPLRVLLHTGAGLGCLLVGGVLEAAGMWWALRIVRTAEAT; from the coding sequence ATGAGTGAGGTGCCGATGGCCGCGGCGGTGGCCTGTGCCGGGGCGGCGGCCTGGCTGCTGGGCGGACCCTACTCGGGGGCCAGGCGGGCGCAGCTGCTGCTGGCCGGAGGCGGGGTGGTCGGCAGCGGTCCCCCGTCGTGGCGGTGCCTGACCGGCGAACTGCTCAGGCTCCGGGGACGGTGGCGGCCGGAGTGGTGGGCGCCGGTGGCCGGACTGGTCCTGGCGGTGCTGGGCGGCTCGGTGCTGCCGGTCCTCGCGGGGGCGGCCGGGGTCCCGCTGCTGCGCCGGGCGCGGCGGGCCGCCCAGGAACGACGGGCCGGAGAGAGCCGAGGAGACGCGGTGATCGCGCTGTGTGCGGCACTGGCCGGGGAGGTGCTCGCCGGCCGGCAGCCCGGGGAGGCGTTGCAGCGGGCCGCGCGGGACTCCGGAGGGCTGGGCGCGGCGCAGGCGCCGGTGCTGGCGGCGGCGCGGTTCGGTGGGGACGTACCCAAGGCTCTCTCCGTCGCTGCCCGGCAACCGGGGGCCGACGGGCTGTTGGGGCTCGCCGCTTGCTGGCGGGTGGCCGTGGACCAGGGCGCGGGCCTGGCGGCCGGACTCGACCGTCTCGAAGAGGCGCTGCGTGCGGAACGCGACCAACGGGCCGATCTGCGCGCTCAGTTGGCGGGCCCGCGGGCCACGGTGGTGATGCTCGCCGGCCTGCCGGTCCTGGGCCTCCTGCTGGGGGCCGCGCTCGGCGCCGATCCGCTGCGCGTCCTGCTGCACACCGGAGCGGGGCTGGGCTGCCTGCTCGTCGGCGGTGTGCTGGAGGCCGCGGGGATGTGGTGGGCGCTGCGGATCGTACGCACCGCGGAGGCGACGTGA
- a CDS encoding bifunctional SulP family inorganic anion transporter/carbonic anhydrase, which produces MSACAPTRTAHSTRTERTHSPHSPPPAPHRRFRIAGADLSASIAVFLIALPLSLGIALATGAPLQAGLVAAAIGGIVAGWAGGSPLQVSGPAAGLTVVTADLIQRYGWRTTCAITVLAGLAQLGLGCLRVARTALAVSPAIVHGMLAGIGVTIAVAQVHIVLGGSPQSSVLDNLRALPAQLARLQPAAVAVSALTLTLLLLWPRIPGRLGRLLHHVPAALVAVTGATATAALTGLTLPKVDLPSWSSHALAGLPDGPVLGIAAAVLTTTLVCSVQSLLGAIAVDKLIASRPGLLGSRSTRVGRSDLDRELLGQGAANIVSGALGGLPVAGVAVRSSANVQAGAVSRNSTMLHGVLVVVAALLMVPILDLIPLASLAALVMAVGIQMVSLHHIRTVTRHREVLVYAVTTLGVVLLGVLEGVMLGIAVAVAVALHRLTRTRITHYEKEGVHHVHVRGQLTFLAVPRLSRMLHLVPQGTQVVVELDGSFMDHAAYESLQDWQKAHTAHGGSVELTGRRTGTALGTGAAFEPHVDTDTDTDIDTGTGTGTGRGDGSRAEESESTAPRGLGQVPTADTAIADCRCRPWTPWRNHQCEVPREMTTTAAPRPPMTADSTDTPSSTEPPDTAQRKRKERTEPEETTELAGHAGQATHAGHAGHAESAQHVEQTMNAELAGHAGHTENPKHAGPAGPAGPAGPAGPAGPSGHQLVRGISAFQRNTAPLVRGELARLAREGQQPTQLFLTCADSRLVTSMITSSGPGDLFVVRNVGNLVPPPGEESGDDSVGAAIEYAVDVLKVRSITVCGHSGCGAMQALLASEPGGPRTPLKRWLRHGLPSLERMGDDSRPWARLAGRAPADAGEQLCLTNVVQQLEHLRAHESVARALRAGALELHGLYFHVGEAQTYLLTGGNGGELFDHVGVTDLTA; this is translated from the coding sequence ATGTCTGCCTGCGCCCCCACCCGCACTGCCCACTCGACGCGCACCGAGCGCACCCACTCACCCCACAGCCCCCCACCGGCCCCGCACCGCCGCTTCCGCATCGCGGGCGCCGACCTGTCCGCCTCGATCGCGGTCTTCCTGATCGCCCTGCCCCTGTCCCTCGGCATCGCCCTCGCCACCGGCGCCCCTCTCCAGGCCGGCCTTGTCGCCGCTGCCATCGGAGGGATCGTGGCCGGCTGGGCAGGCGGTTCACCACTCCAGGTCAGCGGCCCCGCAGCGGGCCTGACCGTCGTCACCGCCGACCTCATCCAGCGCTACGGCTGGCGGACGACATGCGCCATCACCGTCCTCGCCGGACTCGCCCAACTGGGCCTCGGCTGTCTGCGCGTGGCGCGCACCGCCCTCGCCGTCAGCCCCGCCATCGTGCACGGCATGCTCGCCGGCATCGGCGTCACCATCGCCGTCGCCCAAGTGCACATCGTCCTCGGCGGCAGCCCCCAGAGCTCCGTCCTCGACAACCTCCGCGCCCTGCCCGCCCAGTTGGCCCGACTGCAGCCCGCGGCCGTGGCCGTGAGCGCACTGACCCTGACCCTGCTGCTGCTCTGGCCGCGCATCCCCGGCCGGCTGGGCCGTCTGCTGCACCACGTGCCGGCCGCGCTCGTCGCCGTCACGGGCGCCACCGCGACCGCCGCGCTCACCGGCCTCACCCTGCCCAAGGTCGACCTGCCCTCCTGGAGCAGCCACGCCCTGGCCGGGCTGCCCGACGGGCCGGTGCTCGGGATCGCCGCCGCCGTCCTCACCACCACCCTGGTGTGCAGCGTGCAGTCACTGCTCGGCGCGATCGCCGTGGACAAGCTGATCGCCTCGCGCCCCGGTCTGCTCGGCTCCCGCTCCACCCGCGTCGGCCGCTCGGACCTGGACCGCGAGCTGCTCGGTCAGGGGGCGGCCAACATCGTCTCCGGCGCACTCGGCGGACTGCCGGTGGCAGGTGTGGCCGTGCGCAGTTCGGCAAATGTCCAAGCCGGTGCCGTGAGCCGGAACTCCACGATGCTGCACGGCGTTCTCGTAGTAGTCGCCGCGCTGCTGATGGTCCCGATCCTGGATCTCATCCCGCTCGCCTCACTCGCCGCCCTGGTGATGGCCGTCGGCATCCAGATGGTGTCCCTGCACCACATTCGCACGGTGACGCGCCACCGAGAGGTGCTGGTGTACGCCGTCACCACCCTCGGCGTGGTGCTCCTCGGCGTCCTGGAGGGCGTCATGCTCGGCATCGCCGTGGCCGTAGCCGTCGCCCTGCACCGCCTTACGCGCACCCGCATCACGCACTACGAGAAGGAAGGAGTCCATCACGTACACGTACGAGGCCAGTTGACGTTCCTCGCCGTGCCGCGGCTCAGCCGCATGCTGCACCTCGTGCCCCAAGGCACCCAGGTCGTGGTCGAGTTGGACGGCTCCTTCATGGATCACGCGGCGTACGAGTCCCTGCAGGACTGGCAGAAGGCGCACACCGCGCACGGTGGCTCCGTGGAGCTGACCGGCCGCCGCACCGGCACGGCGCTCGGCACCGGAGCCGCATTCGAGCCACACGTCGATACCGACACCGACACCGACATCGACACCGGCACCGGCACCGGCACCGGCAGGGGTGACGGCTCCAGAGCCGAGGAGAGCGAGTCGACCGCTCCCCGAGGTCTCGGCCAGGTTCCCACCGCAGACACCGCCATCGCCGACTGCCGGTGCCGCCCCTGGACGCCGTGGCGCAACCACCAGTGCGAGGTGCCACGGGAAATGACGACGACAGCGGCGCCCCGGCCGCCCATGACGGCGGACTCCACGGACACGCCGAGCTCGACAGAGCCGCCGGACACGGCCCAGAGGAAGAGAAAGGAGAGGACCGAGCCCGAGGAGACAACCGAGCTCGCCGGACATGCCGGTCAGGCCACGCACGCCGGGCATGCTGGGCACGCCGAGAGCGCCCAGCACGTCGAGCAGACCATGAACGCCGAGCTTGCCGGTCATGCCGGGCACACCGAGAACCCCAAGCACGCCGGGCCTGCCGGGCCTGCCGGGCCTGCCGGGCCTGCCGGGCCTGCCGGGCCGAGTGGACATCAACTGGTGCGTGGCATCAGCGCGTTCCAGCGCAACACCGCGCCGCTGGTACGGGGCGAGCTGGCGCGGCTGGCGCGGGAGGGGCAGCAGCCCACCCAGCTCTTCCTCACCTGCGCCGACTCACGACTGGTCACCTCGATGATCACTTCCAGTGGTCCCGGCGATCTGTTCGTGGTCCGCAACGTGGGCAACCTCGTGCCCCCACCCGGCGAGGAGAGCGGGGACGACTCGGTGGGGGCGGCCATCGAGTATGCGGTGGACGTGCTGAAGGTGCGGTCCATCACGGTGTGCGGGCACTCCGGGTGCGGTGCCATGCAGGCGCTGCTCGCCTCCGAACCCGGCGGCCCCCGGACCCCGCTGAAGCGGTGGCTTCGGCACGGCTTGCCCAGCCTGGAGCGGATGGGCGACGACAGCCGCCCCTGGGCCCGGCTGGCCGGGCGGGCACCGGCGGACGCGGGCGAGCAGCTCTGCCTGACCAACGTGGTACAGCAGTTGGAGCACCTGCGGGCCCATGAGTCGGTGGCCCGAGCCCTGCGGGCCGGGGCGTTGGAGCTGCACGGGCTGTACTTCCACGTGGGCGAGGCACAGACGTACCTGCTCACCGGAGGGAACGGCGGCGAGCTGTTCGACCATGTGGGAGTGACGGACCTGACGGCGTGA
- a CDS encoding ATP-binding protein: MKIAFVGKGGSGKTTLSSLFIRHLAATGAPVIAVDADINQHLGPALGLDEAAAAALPAMGDRLSLIKNYLRGSNPRVTSAETMIKTTPPGEGSRLLRVRENNLVYDALARPVELDGGAVRLMVTGPFTDADLGVSCYHSKTGAVELCLNHLVDGRDEYVVVDMTAGSDSFASGMFTRFDVTFLVAEPTRKGVSVYRQYKEYARDFGVELKVVGNKVQGQDDIDFLRAEVGADLLVTVGHSDWVRAMEKGRPPRFELLEDTNRHALRLLRTTVDSAYERRDWKRYTRQMVHFHLKNAESWGNERTGADLAAQVDPGFVLTEAVTASCDGCVTATA; this comes from the coding sequence ATGAAAATTGCTTTCGTCGGGAAGGGCGGCAGCGGCAAGACCACCCTGTCCTCCCTGTTCATCCGCCACCTCGCCGCCACCGGCGCCCCCGTGATCGCGGTCGACGCGGACATCAACCAGCATCTGGGGCCCGCCCTCGGCCTGGACGAGGCGGCGGCCGCCGCACTGCCCGCGATGGGCGACCGGCTGTCACTCATCAAGAACTACTTGCGCGGCTCCAACCCCCGCGTCACCTCCGCCGAGACGATGATCAAGACGACACCGCCCGGCGAGGGCTCCCGGCTGCTGCGGGTGCGCGAGAACAACCTGGTGTACGACGCCTTGGCCCGGCCGGTGGAACTCGACGGCGGCGCCGTCCGTTTGATGGTCACGGGCCCCTTCACGGACGCCGACCTGGGGGTCTCCTGCTACCACTCCAAGACGGGAGCGGTGGAGCTGTGCCTGAACCACCTGGTGGACGGGCGTGACGAGTACGTCGTGGTCGACATGACGGCGGGCTCGGACTCCTTCGCCTCCGGCATGTTCACCCGCTTCGACGTCACGTTCCTCGTCGCCGAGCCGACCCGGAAGGGGGTCTCCGTCTATCGCCAGTACAAGGAGTACGCCCGCGACTTCGGCGTCGAGCTGAAGGTCGTCGGCAACAAGGTGCAGGGCCAGGACGACATCGACTTCCTCCGCGCCGAGGTCGGGGCCGACCTGCTCGTGACGGTCGGGCACTCCGACTGGGTACGCGCCATGGAGAAGGGCCGGCCGCCCCGGTTCGAGCTCCTGGAGGACACCAACCGCCACGCCCTGCGCCTGTTGCGGACGACCGTCGACTCGGCGTACGAGCGGCGCGACTGGAAGCGCTACACACGGCAGATGGTGCACTTCCATCTGAAGAACGCCGAGTCCTGGGGCAACGAACGCACCGGGGCCGACCTGGCGGCGCAGGTCGACCCCGGGTTCGTCCTCACCGAAGCGGTCACGGCCTCGTGTGACGGCTGCGTGACCGCTACCGCCTGA
- a CDS encoding Fic family protein, with the protein MSTTGASADPLAALGSLPGVAESVESVRKAVDRVYGHRVMRRRSTEITSEAALRGARGSAALSGADWALEEVRRRTDFGVDDEARVMGAALRLTAEAGQLLSIWRQSPLRVLARLHLVAAASNDDEVGRPRQSGEVVDEPLVELSLPSAAELAGRLEGLSELIIAGGSAPALVTAAVVHGELLALRPFTSHNGLVARAAERIVLIGSGLDPKSVCPAEVGHAELGRAAYLAALDGYVSGTPDGMAAWITHCGRAVELGARESTAVCEALQRGAA; encoded by the coding sequence ATGAGTACGACAGGCGCGTCCGCCGATCCGCTTGCGGCCCTGGGCTCGTTGCCCGGTGTGGCCGAGTCCGTGGAGTCCGTGCGCAAGGCCGTGGACCGGGTTTACGGCCACCGGGTCATGCGCCGCCGCAGCACCGAGATCACCTCCGAGGCGGCCCTGCGCGGCGCCCGCGGCTCGGCGGCGCTCTCCGGGGCGGACTGGGCGCTGGAAGAGGTGCGCCGGCGCACCGACTTCGGCGTCGACGACGAGGCGCGGGTCATGGGCGCCGCTCTGCGGCTGACCGCCGAGGCGGGCCAGCTGCTGTCCATCTGGAGGCAGTCGCCGCTGCGCGTGCTGGCGCGGCTGCACCTGGTGGCCGCGGCGAGCAACGATGACGAGGTCGGACGTCCGCGGCAGTCCGGCGAGGTGGTCGACGAGCCGCTGGTCGAGCTTTCGTTGCCCAGCGCTGCCGAGCTGGCCGGACGCCTGGAAGGGCTGTCCGAGCTGATCATCGCGGGAGGGTCCGCTCCCGCCCTGGTGACGGCCGCCGTCGTGCACGGCGAGCTGCTGGCCCTGCGCCCCTTCACGTCCCACAACGGCCTGGTCGCGCGGGCCGCCGAGCGCATCGTGCTCATCGGCAGCGGCCTCGACCCCAAGTCGGTCTGCCCCGCCGAGGTGGGGCACGCGGAGCTGGGGCGGGCGGCCTATCTGGCCGCACTCGACGGTTATGTCTCCGGTACCCCGGACGGCATGGCGGCCTGGATCACGCACTGCGGGAGGGCGGTCGAGCTGGGCGCCCGCGAGTCGACGGCGGTCTGCGAGGCACTGCAACGCGGGGCGGCATAG